The following coding sequences lie in one Aquabacterium olei genomic window:
- a CDS encoding nucleotidyltransferase substrate binding protein — MEALDLTALRSAITSLDDGLAVVGDAAWFNGQDAKVRNTLVAGVIQNFEFVYEISMKMLRRQLELEADSPVDVDQASFRELLRIAAEKGLIDDVEAWFGFRQMRNITAHTYDHAKAQQVYAATQGFLTHARDLLARLEARHG; from the coding sequence ATGGAAGCACTCGACCTCACGGCCTTGCGCTCGGCGATCACCTCGCTGGACGATGGGCTGGCTGTGGTCGGTGATGCAGCGTGGTTCAATGGGCAAGATGCCAAGGTGCGCAATACCTTGGTTGCCGGCGTGATCCAGAACTTCGAGTTTGTCTACGAGATCAGCATGAAAATGCTGCGCCGACAACTGGAGCTCGAAGCCGACAGCCCGGTTGATGTCGACCAGGCCAGCTTTCGGGAGTTGCTGCGCATCGCGGCGGAAAAGGGGCTCATTGACGATGTCGAAGCCTGGTTCGGCTTTCGACAGATGCGCAACATCACGGCCCACACCTATGATCACGCCAAGGCTCAGCAGGTGTATGCCGCCACGCAAGGTTTTCTGACGCACGCGCGTGACCTGTTGGCGCGTCTGGAAGCGCGCCATGGCTGA
- a CDS encoding nucleotidyltransferase family protein encodes MADQPGVPRGLNVEPRHWNIIQAILMQEVPDREVRAFGSRVKASAKPHSDLDLVVMGDVALDIATQARLNDAFAESDLPWRVDVVDWATTSEAFRELIQQHTVVLQHGR; translated from the coding sequence ATGGCTGATCAGCCTGGGGTGCCACGGGGGCTCAACGTGGAACCCCGCCACTGGAACATCATCCAGGCGATCCTGATGCAAGAGGTACCGGACCGGGAGGTTCGTGCTTTCGGGTCGCGGGTGAAGGCCTCGGCCAAGCCGCACTCCGATCTCGACCTGGTGGTGATGGGAGATGTCGCGCTCGACATTGCGACCCAGGCTCGGCTGAATGACGCGTTTGCCGAATCGGATCTGCCGTGGCGCGTGGATGTGGTCGATTGGGCGACCACGAGCGAGGCGTTCCGGGAATTGATCCAGCAGCACACAGTGGTGCTTCAGCACGGGCGCTGA
- a CDS encoding AAA family ATPase codes for MRRPNLKLNWSFDDDFVIAGANARIALAVMRCARRLAGGVADRFHDDIALEVMPALIQQPAALLRTLRSPKVMARLSAELADAELPDLLRDRGVQRMLGEALVSGAPAFKALFDSTERLLERFIASRPHPLDRNVDMLVSMLSLPAPAVRFLRLAAAFCHGTLQTGVFMFVETHARALKAVAVVGECSVQEADELFRLGTPLWCSGLFRFSQGSREASDLDDLFALSAIGQRLLGQPYADASAMASAVLQPMDIGSSEPFDWRHVQQPWQLMQTLLTNATRRAEVGINILIHGEPGTGKTEFVRQLVAQVGLQAFSIAHVDREGNEATRADRLAHLRLSRTFAGTREGAVLVVDEADDIFVGDHHHPLAALFRSREQSKAWMNDILERAPQPMVWISNRVHHMDPAYLRRFTYCLAFPRPPLTLRQSMVRSRLEAMGCSAGMMEAIASLDHATPALIGAAARFVSLSEGSGLTPDAAVQTQVQGHLATLGDHTPVRPRQTALRFDMRYVNVAGPMSADELVSWLKAERRGTALFAGPPGTGKTQFAAELAQQLERKLVVKTASDILSKWYGESERNVATMFRDCDPQEELLFLDEGDVLLSDRGRSEQRVDRGVTAEFLRWLEQFEGIFVCATNHAGLLDSALIRRFTHRLTFLPLHAEQRRALFAELVMGDPKAPLGEAACRKLDTLDRLTPGDFANVRRRLRHAQPDEARWLSELEAEQVAKPGGGHRQIGFV; via the coding sequence ATGCGTCGTCCCAACCTGAAGTTGAACTGGTCCTTTGACGATGACTTCGTGATCGCGGGGGCCAATGCGCGCATTGCTCTGGCAGTCATGCGCTGCGCTCGTCGTCTGGCTGGCGGCGTGGCGGACCGCTTCCACGATGACATTGCGCTGGAGGTGATGCCCGCGCTGATCCAGCAGCCTGCTGCCTTGCTGCGGACGCTGCGTTCGCCCAAGGTGATGGCACGGCTCAGCGCGGAGTTGGCGGATGCCGAGTTGCCCGATCTGCTGCGCGACCGCGGTGTACAGCGAATGCTGGGTGAGGCCCTCGTGTCTGGTGCCCCCGCGTTCAAGGCGCTTTTCGACAGCACAGAAAGGTTGCTCGAGCGGTTCATTGCCTCTCGGCCTCATCCGCTGGATCGCAATGTGGACATGCTGGTCTCCATGCTGTCGTTGCCCGCGCCCGCGGTCCGCTTTCTCCGCCTGGCGGCCGCTTTCTGTCATGGCACCCTGCAGACCGGTGTGTTCATGTTTGTGGAGACGCATGCGCGTGCATTGAAGGCGGTGGCGGTTGTGGGTGAGTGCAGCGTGCAGGAGGCCGATGAGCTGTTTCGCCTTGGAACGCCGCTCTGGTGCAGCGGACTGTTCAGGTTCAGTCAGGGCAGCCGCGAAGCGAGTGACCTCGATGACCTGTTTGCGCTTTCTGCAATCGGACAACGCCTGCTGGGGCAACCCTATGCCGATGCCTCGGCGATGGCCAGCGCGGTGCTGCAGCCGATGGACATCGGCAGCAGCGAGCCATTCGACTGGCGCCATGTGCAGCAACCATGGCAGCTCATGCAGACCTTGCTGACCAATGCCACCCGACGCGCCGAAGTCGGCATCAACATCCTGATTCATGGTGAGCCGGGCACCGGCAAGACCGAGTTCGTGCGCCAGTTGGTGGCGCAAGTGGGGCTGCAGGCATTTTCGATCGCGCATGTGGACCGAGAAGGCAACGAAGCCACGCGGGCTGATCGTCTTGCTCACCTTCGTCTGAGCCGGACTTTCGCCGGTACGCGAGAGGGCGCCGTGCTCGTCGTGGACGAAGCGGATGACATCTTCGTGGGTGACCACCATCACCCGCTGGCCGCCTTGTTCCGTTCTCGGGAGCAGAGCAAGGCATGGATGAATGACATTCTGGAGCGTGCGCCGCAGCCGATGGTCTGGATCAGCAACAGGGTGCATCACATGGACCCGGCCTATCTCCGGCGGTTCACCTACTGTCTGGCGTTTCCCCGGCCGCCGCTGACCTTGCGGCAGTCGATGGTCCGAAGCCGGCTGGAAGCGATGGGGTGTTCGGCAGGCATGATGGAAGCCATTGCAAGCTTGGATCACGCGACCCCGGCCCTGATCGGCGCGGCGGCCCGTTTCGTGTCGCTGAGTGAAGGCAGTGGGTTGACGCCGGACGCGGCTGTGCAGACCCAGGTTCAAGGTCATCTTGCCACGCTGGGCGACCACACACCCGTCCGCCCGCGTCAGACGGCGCTGCGCTTTGACATGCGCTACGTCAACGTGGCGGGACCCATGTCAGCGGACGAACTCGTCTCCTGGCTGAAGGCCGAAAGGCGTGGGACGGCCTTGTTTGCTGGCCCTCCCGGCACCGGCAAAACCCAGTTTGCGGCTGAACTGGCCCAGCAGCTGGAACGCAAGCTGGTGGTCAAAACGGCGTCGGACATCCTGTCGAAGTGGTATGGCGAATCGGAGCGCAATGTGGCGACCATGTTCCGGGATTGCGATCCGCAGGAAGAATTGCTCTTTCTGGATGAAGGGGATGTGTTGCTGTCGGATCGGGGGCGATCCGAGCAACGAGTGGACCGCGGTGTGACAGCAGAATTCCTCCGTTGGCTGGAGCAGTTCGAGGGCATCTTCGTGTGTGCAACCAACCATGCGGGATTGCTGGACTCGGCCTTGATCCGGCGCTTTACGCACCGGCTGACTTTCCTGCCCCTGCACGCAGAACAGCGTCGCGCTCTGTTTGCCGAACTGGTGATGGGGGATCCCAAGGCGCCGTTGGGCGAAGCGGCGTGCAGGAAACTCGACACACTGGATCGCCTTACGCCCGGGGACTTTGCCAACGTCCGTCGGCGTCTTCGCCACGCGCAGCCCGATGAGGCTCGTTGGCTGTCGGAGTTGGAGGCCGAGCAAGTCGCCAAGCCGGGGGGCGGCCACCGCCAGATCGGGTTCGTGTGA
- a CDS encoding helix-turn-helix transcriptional regulator, with protein sequence MDRNFTRLLDLLTLVPRHGKLSTPQLHQRLRARGHDVSARTVQRDLEELATAYPIECDIRSKPFGWGWAAGAPHLSLPAMDWSEAVSFQLLSTYLHGILPDSVMDTLRPYVEEARRKLAQHVPGMPLKRWPERVRIIPPGPGFVAPKVPRPLHATVTEAVLMGCKLAIEYRAFDRQRAKRYVVSPLGLVQFGVVFYVPATFDGHGDVRTLKLHRMLRAELLDEPSGIEHFDLDAWLEAGGMGFGGQERIRLVLRLFDGMGERLKETPLGPDQVVVEEAPGVHRLEVTVIQTVQLERWLWGLGNSVAIVAPEALRGRMHDALISAIGRLSYSQYRFSAQTDIGKN encoded by the coding sequence ATGGACCGAAACTTCACCCGCCTGCTCGACCTGCTGACCCTGGTACCCCGTCACGGCAAGCTGTCGACGCCTCAACTGCATCAACGCCTGCGGGCCCGTGGTCACGACGTGTCGGCGCGCACCGTACAGCGAGACCTGGAAGAACTGGCCACCGCCTACCCGATCGAGTGCGACATCCGGTCGAAGCCTTTCGGCTGGGGCTGGGCTGCGGGGGCGCCGCACCTGTCCTTACCGGCCATGGATTGGTCGGAAGCGGTGAGTTTTCAGCTGCTGTCGACCTACCTGCATGGCATCCTGCCGGACAGTGTGATGGATACCTTGCGGCCGTACGTCGAAGAGGCTCGGCGCAAGCTCGCCCAGCATGTGCCCGGCATGCCACTCAAGCGATGGCCGGAACGGGTCCGGATCATTCCCCCGGGGCCGGGCTTCGTTGCGCCGAAGGTGCCCAGGCCGTTGCACGCCACGGTGACGGAGGCGGTCCTGATGGGGTGCAAGCTGGCCATCGAGTACCGCGCTTTCGACCGCCAGAGGGCGAAGCGATATGTGGTTTCACCGCTCGGGCTGGTGCAGTTTGGCGTGGTGTTCTACGTGCCGGCCACGTTCGACGGACATGGTGATGTGCGGACGCTCAAGCTCCACCGCATGCTGAGGGCGGAGTTGCTGGATGAACCCTCTGGCATTGAGCATTTCGATCTGGATGCCTGGCTGGAAGCCGGGGGCATGGGCTTCGGAGGGCAGGAGCGGATCCGCCTCGTCCTCCGACTGTTTGATGGCATGGGAGAGCGGCTGAAGGAGACGCCGCTGGGGCCAGACCAGGTTGTCGTGGAAGAGGCGCCGGGGGTGCACCGTCTGGAGGTCACGGTGATCCAGACGGTGCAGTTGGAGAGGTGGTTGTGGGGGCTGGGGAACAGCGTTGCCATTGTGGCGCCCGAGGCCTTAAGAGGCCGTATGCACGATGCTTTGATTTCCGCTATCGGACGGTTGTCTTATTCTCAGTATCGATTCTCAGCACAAACGGATATAGGGAAAAATTAA
- a CDS encoding DUF2779 domain-containing protein, whose translation MLSNSPPRRRYLTKSRFKLALSCPTKLFYAGKPTQFADTQADSTFMQALADGGFQVGELAKLMHPGGVEVTAEANADALSQTRALLQADTVTLFEAAISHGNCLVRVDILRKVGNVIDLIEVKAKSFDSRDAHAFRGKQGQLDVGMLPYLQDVAFQKHVLAMAHPEWQVRSHLMLADTARRCSVSGLNQRFKINRQPDGRHQVLVAPGTTPSSVGDSLLSVVCVDEWVDEILAGSLNTDVGELPFAQAVQHWAAHVVADNRIPARIGARCAKCEFRCDGGPLKSGFHLCWQEAEGWTREEVDRGTVLDLWNFPRKQALIEQGVLRLQDVTPVHLNLRAEGPGLSNSQRQWMQVSGTWPEGGEYHLDKVFLQDAMRDWRYPLHFIDFETARVAIPFFAGQRPYANVAFQFSHHVVEASGAVRHADQFLCLTPGVNPNVAFVRALKSALEKDEGTVFMWSPHENTTLLDLLREIESDGERVEDAPALAAFIRTLTVEKEKGRVVRAGERAMVDLCVLARKAYFHPQTKGSCSIKKVLPAVMGSSPFLRAQYGRPVYGAESGIPSLNFTDWTWWQAEGGGARNPYELLPPLFDDISKEEQNWLEAEDGALLADGGAATMAWARMQFEEVPSKRDAVEKALLRYCELDTLAMVLILESWQNGK comes from the coding sequence ATGCTCTCCAACAGCCCACCCCGCCGCCGGTACCTGACGAAGTCGCGTTTCAAGCTGGCCTTGAGCTGTCCCACCAAACTGTTCTACGCTGGCAAACCGACGCAGTTTGCAGACACCCAGGCAGACAGTACGTTCATGCAGGCCCTGGCCGACGGCGGATTTCAGGTGGGCGAACTGGCCAAACTGATGCACCCGGGGGGCGTGGAGGTCACCGCAGAGGCGAATGCCGATGCGCTCTCACAGACGCGGGCCTTGTTGCAGGCCGACACCGTGACCTTGTTCGAAGCTGCGATCTCGCATGGAAACTGCCTGGTTCGCGTGGACATCCTGCGCAAGGTCGGCAACGTCATCGACCTGATCGAGGTGAAGGCCAAGTCGTTCGACTCTCGAGACGCGCATGCGTTTCGCGGCAAACAGGGGCAACTGGATGTCGGCATGCTGCCCTACCTTCAGGATGTCGCCTTCCAGAAGCACGTCCTCGCCATGGCGCACCCCGAATGGCAGGTGCGGAGCCACCTCATGCTCGCCGACACGGCACGCCGCTGCAGCGTCAGCGGCCTCAACCAGCGTTTCAAGATCAACCGCCAGCCAGATGGTCGGCACCAGGTCTTGGTGGCACCGGGCACCACGCCGAGCAGCGTGGGCGATTCGCTTCTCAGCGTCGTCTGTGTGGACGAATGGGTCGATGAGATCCTGGCGGGCAGCCTGAACACCGATGTAGGCGAGCTGCCCTTCGCTCAGGCGGTTCAGCACTGGGCAGCCCACGTCGTTGCTGACAACCGCATCCCGGCACGCATCGGCGCTCGGTGCGCCAAATGCGAATTTCGCTGTGACGGCGGCCCGCTGAAGAGCGGCTTTCATCTCTGCTGGCAAGAAGCGGAGGGCTGGACACGTGAAGAGGTCGACCGCGGCACGGTGCTGGACCTGTGGAACTTCCCACGCAAGCAGGCCTTGATCGAACAGGGCGTGCTGCGCCTGCAGGATGTGACGCCCGTACACCTGAACCTCCGCGCGGAAGGGCCCGGACTCAGCAACAGCCAGCGCCAATGGATGCAGGTCTCCGGAACATGGCCGGAAGGTGGCGAATACCACCTGGACAAGGTCTTCCTGCAGGACGCCATGCGCGATTGGCGCTACCCGCTGCACTTCATCGACTTCGAAACCGCCAGGGTGGCCATTCCGTTCTTTGCGGGACAGCGCCCCTATGCAAACGTGGCATTCCAGTTCTCGCACCACGTGGTTGAGGCCTCGGGGGCCGTTCGGCATGCCGACCAGTTCCTGTGCCTCACGCCCGGCGTGAACCCGAATGTCGCGTTCGTTCGGGCGCTCAAATCGGCGCTGGAGAAAGATGAAGGCACGGTTTTCATGTGGAGCCCCCATGAAAACACCACGCTGCTCGACCTGCTGCGAGAGATCGAATCCGACGGCGAGCGCGTGGAAGATGCTCCGGCATTGGCGGCATTCATCCGCACCCTCACGGTGGAAAAAGAGAAAGGCCGCGTTGTGCGGGCGGGCGAGCGCGCCATGGTCGACCTGTGTGTGCTTGCACGCAAGGCCTATTTCCATCCACAAACCAAAGGCTCGTGCTCCATCAAGAAGGTGCTCCCTGCCGTCATGGGTTCCTCTCCGTTCTTGCGCGCTCAATACGGACGGCCGGTTTATGGCGCCGAAAGCGGGATTCCGAGCCTCAACTTCACGGACTGGACCTGGTGGCAAGCCGAAGGCGGCGGCGCCCGAAACCCGTATGAACTGCTGCCCCCGCTGTTCGACGACATCAGCAAAGAAGAGCAGAACTGGCTCGAAGCGGAAGATGGCGCCCTGCTCGCGGACGGCGGTGCGGCCACCATGGCGTGGGCCAGGATGCAGTTTGAAGAGGTACCGTCGAAGCGGGATGCTGTTGAAAAGGCGCTGCTTCGGTATTGTGAGTTGGATACCTTGGCGATGGTATTAATTTTGGAGAGCTGGCAGAATGGAAAATGA
- a CDS encoding ATP-binding protein codes for MPLSDLVSWTLEDDFLTAGANARIALALLRCARRWPHFWHAGAADELVWHLRPALKHGEAGLQRVLSDPCVRASLEAIRLDASGSALLDTRRGRTFLGNALLKEDPAFAAVFDEAERCFVAFINREAHPLDHNVSLLADVFELADVEARYLALAGSFCFGTIAQSVFVPIGVRSHRGRVLSALLGCSEREALDLMDMSRAVWRSGLLMCSDPGDFPEGLEELFHLSVSGTRLISLPDADEAVLAAEVLEPLGPRGTWTWPHLEDTLLLLRTVLSRAASGADAGVHILIHGEPGCGQMAFVLAVLDLAGLRGYRMSARRRTACEPTRAELLADLAVSRRFVDRQRGAVLVVEDAESMLSIPGFGPPCRGAMKDVLKQPRQPVVWLAEDARHIDSSYITRFTFSVALPAPPLAVRRMWCHATLREPGCSAPQIDVFAGNPQTTIGSIDGARRFVSLGAGGDVTADTALQAFSQGQLGTPEGNKLPHDHLPRVHRFDLEFAHVAGATNVTEVLRSIEADGEGTVLLSGASGVGKTSLAFELARQLGRDVVRASAGDFLRPYCGESGRQLLRWLQRHGATHSVLLLDDLDAFMGDDDAVAGALRHGLDTFGGVLVATACTSLDLSPALIRRFTHRLMLLPLTASQRCTLFARLVTHGVGEAVPPEVRQALRPLDRLTPGDFFNVQARLRHQQADWRRWLSELTSEHQAKASTGREALGIALPCSSQRC; via the coding sequence ATGCCGCTGTCGGATCTGGTTTCCTGGACGCTCGAAGACGACTTCCTCACTGCGGGAGCGAACGCCCGCATCGCCCTGGCACTGCTGCGATGTGCAAGGCGATGGCCCCATTTCTGGCATGCGGGTGCAGCAGACGAGCTGGTCTGGCATCTTCGGCCAGCCCTGAAGCACGGAGAGGCGGGTCTCCAGCGGGTTCTGTCCGATCCCTGTGTCCGGGCCAGCCTGGAAGCGATCCGCCTGGATGCAAGCGGTTCGGCTTTGCTTGACACGCGCAGAGGACGCACTTTCTTGGGCAATGCCCTGTTGAAAGAGGATCCAGCTTTCGCTGCCGTGTTCGACGAGGCGGAGCGGTGTTTTGTCGCTTTCATCAATCGGGAGGCTCATCCACTGGATCACAATGTGAGCCTGCTGGCGGATGTGTTCGAACTGGCCGATGTGGAGGCTCGTTATCTGGCGCTCGCTGGTTCCTTCTGTTTCGGGACCATCGCGCAGAGCGTATTTGTTCCCATCGGGGTACGGTCTCATCGCGGACGTGTCCTGTCCGCGTTGCTGGGGTGCTCTGAACGCGAGGCTCTCGATCTGATGGACATGTCCCGTGCCGTATGGCGCAGCGGGTTGCTGATGTGTTCCGATCCGGGCGATTTTCCTGAAGGGCTGGAGGAGCTGTTTCACCTGTCGGTCTCCGGGACGCGGCTGATCAGCTTGCCGGATGCGGACGAGGCCGTCCTTGCAGCGGAGGTGCTGGAGCCCCTCGGTCCACGGGGGACGTGGACATGGCCTCATCTGGAAGACACTCTGCTGCTGCTACGGACCGTGCTTTCCCGTGCGGCCTCGGGCGCGGATGCAGGCGTCCACATCCTGATTCACGGTGAACCAGGCTGCGGCCAGATGGCATTTGTCTTGGCAGTTCTGGACTTGGCCGGGTTGCGGGGCTACCGCATGTCAGCCCGTCGGCGCACGGCCTGTGAGCCGACACGGGCGGAACTTTTGGCAGACCTGGCAGTGTCGCGTCGCTTTGTCGATCGGCAGCGCGGCGCCGTCCTGGTGGTCGAAGACGCCGAATCCATGCTTTCTATACCGGGCTTCGGTCCGCCATGCCGCGGTGCGATGAAGGATGTGTTGAAACAGCCGCGTCAACCCGTTGTCTGGCTGGCGGAGGACGCCCGGCACATTGATTCCTCGTACATCACCCGGTTCACCTTCAGTGTGGCGCTTCCAGCTCCACCCTTGGCGGTGCGTCGCATGTGGTGCCATGCCACCCTGCGTGAGCCGGGCTGTTCTGCCCCGCAGATCGATGTCTTCGCTGGCAATCCGCAGACGACAATCGGAAGCATCGACGGTGCCAGGCGTTTCGTGTCGTTGGGTGCTGGTGGTGACGTCACCGCCGACACGGCGCTGCAAGCCTTCTCGCAAGGCCAGCTGGGCACTCCGGAAGGAAACAAGTTGCCTCACGACCATCTGCCACGTGTGCATCGGTTCGACCTCGAGTTTGCGCACGTGGCAGGAGCCACGAATGTCACGGAAGTGCTCCGGTCAATCGAAGCCGACGGTGAGGGTACGGTTCTGTTGAGCGGCGCGTCGGGCGTGGGCAAGACGAGTCTCGCATTCGAGTTGGCTCGTCAGCTGGGGCGTGACGTGGTGCGGGCTTCTGCAGGGGACTTCCTCAGGCCCTACTGCGGCGAGTCAGGCCGCCAGCTGCTGAGGTGGCTGCAACGGCACGGCGCAACGCACTCCGTGTTGCTGCTGGACGATCTGGATGCCTTCATGGGCGATGACGACGCCGTGGCGGGGGCCTTGCGACATGGCCTGGACACCTTCGGCGGTGTGCTGGTGGCCACCGCCTGCACGTCCCTCGATCTATCCCCGGCATTGATCCGGCGTTTCACTCACAGGCTGATGCTGTTGCCTCTGACGGCTTCGCAGCGTTGTACTCTGTTTGCTCGGCTGGTGACCCACGGCGTCGGTGAGGCGGTGCCACCCGAGGTCAGGCAGGCCCTGCGGCCACTCGACCGGCTGACGCCCGGTGATTTCTTCAATGTGCAGGCTCGACTCCGGCACCAGCAGGCAGACTGGCGCCGGTGGCTTAGTGAGCTGACTTCGGAGCACCAAGCGAAGGCCTCCACAGGCCGAGAGGCACTGGGCATCGCCCTCCCCTGTTCCTCTCAGCGCTGCTGA
- the yccS gene encoding YccS family putative transporter, protein MRLEHLTSDWNQLWKQARQHEGVMHGVRAMLALSVVLLVGWQGDWSWQVMPVMLGVVASALTETDDNWKGRLRTQLIAVGVFALIAGLVSLTQPWPALLAGALALSAFTLTMAGAVGERYRAIAFASLVFFSYVALSMQSSRMAARQLTPYLFGGVAWYGFVSVIWAGAVARPPVRHRLAQLYALLGEYLKLKSRLLEPIRDVDIEQRRMALALYNGLVVDALGAAKEALFCRLGRRTPPGWLQQALHQYLAAQDIHERTSSSHANYETLADAFFRSDALYRCQRVLALQGEQCLKLSAAIARRKPPQHKGATARAIEDMQGAITVARQTLPPGSALQALQALGANLTEQAAVLAQVLDPAPTPTERTLVNSHPTTLKEAWHRVKAQLRVQSPLFRHAVRLTLALLAGFALMMATNDKHGYWIVLTITFVSQPHYAATLKRLSQRLTGTLIGLALGWALIRLFPGDLAGSVLIAVSGAVFLGARRTHYTVGTGAITTLLLLAFHQLGMTDGVIVGRLLDTIAGGSIAALAAWLVLPTWQARQWHGLAAATLRRQAQYLDEVLRQYQAGKQDHLAYRTARRNMHKADAALSNSLAAMLKEPARVRLNTDGCGQFLLRSHTLLNYLSALGAHRGEPGARALDATTLETATALRDALRRLATAIEAARSQRPEDWRFELGAVEAPGFDVVPEAPLQQLVRAQLGLAIGVLGQLVGVVPGFRGERAQQR, encoded by the coding sequence GTGCGCCTCGAACACCTCACCTCCGACTGGAATCAACTCTGGAAGCAAGCCCGACAGCACGAGGGCGTCATGCACGGCGTGCGGGCCATGCTGGCGCTCAGCGTGGTGCTGCTGGTGGGGTGGCAGGGCGACTGGTCCTGGCAGGTGATGCCGGTGATGCTGGGCGTGGTGGCCAGTGCGCTCACCGAAACCGACGACAACTGGAAGGGCCGCCTGCGCACCCAGCTGATCGCCGTGGGTGTCTTTGCCCTGATTGCCGGGCTGGTGAGCCTGACCCAGCCCTGGCCGGCCCTGCTGGCTGGCGCGCTCGCGCTGAGCGCCTTCACGCTGACGATGGCGGGCGCCGTGGGCGAGCGCTACCGCGCCATTGCCTTTGCGTCGTTGGTGTTCTTCAGCTACGTCGCGCTGTCGATGCAATCGAGCCGCATGGCCGCACGCCAGCTCACGCCGTATCTGTTCGGTGGCGTCGCCTGGTATGGCTTCGTCTCCGTGATCTGGGCCGGCGCGGTGGCGCGTCCACCGGTGCGGCACCGCCTGGCCCAGCTGTACGCGCTGCTGGGCGAATACCTCAAGCTCAAGTCCAGGCTGCTGGAGCCCATCCGCGATGTCGACATCGAACAGCGCCGCATGGCGCTGGCGCTGTACAACGGTCTGGTCGTTGACGCGCTGGGTGCCGCCAAGGAAGCGCTGTTCTGCCGATTGGGCCGGCGCACACCACCCGGCTGGCTGCAGCAGGCGCTGCACCAGTACCTCGCCGCGCAGGACATCCACGAGCGCACCTCGTCGTCGCACGCCAACTACGAGACCCTGGCGGACGCCTTCTTCCGGTCCGACGCGCTGTACCGCTGCCAGCGCGTGCTGGCGCTGCAGGGTGAGCAGTGCCTGAAGCTCTCGGCGGCCATCGCGCGTCGGAAGCCACCTCAGCACAAAGGCGCCACGGCCCGCGCCATTGAGGACATGCAGGGTGCCATCACCGTGGCCCGGCAGACCCTGCCGCCCGGCTCGGCGTTGCAGGCCTTGCAGGCGCTGGGCGCCAACCTGACGGAACAGGCCGCCGTGCTGGCCCAGGTGCTCGACCCGGCGCCCACCCCCACCGAACGCACGCTCGTCAACAGCCATCCCACGACCTTGAAGGAAGCATGGCACCGGGTGAAGGCGCAGCTGCGCGTGCAGTCGCCGTTGTTCCGGCACGCGGTGCGGCTGACGCTGGCGCTGCTCGCCGGCTTCGCCCTGATGATGGCCACCAACGACAAGCACGGCTACTGGATCGTGCTGACCATCACCTTCGTCAGCCAGCCGCACTACGCCGCCACGCTCAAGCGCCTGAGCCAGCGCCTGACCGGCACGCTGATCGGCCTGGCCCTGGGCTGGGCGCTGATCCGATTGTTCCCCGGTGATCTGGCCGGCAGCGTGCTGATTGCGGTCAGCGGGGCGGTGTTCCTGGGCGCACGCCGCACGCATTACACGGTGGGCACGGGAGCCATCACCACGCTGCTGCTGCTCGCCTTCCACCAGCTGGGCATGACCGACGGCGTGATCGTGGGCCGCCTGCTGGACACCATCGCCGGCGGCTCGATTGCCGCGCTGGCCGCCTGGCTGGTGCTGCCCACCTGGCAGGCCCGGCAGTGGCACGGCCTGGCCGCAGCCACCCTGCGCAGGCAGGCGCAGTATCTGGACGAAGTGCTGCGGCAGTATCAGGCGGGCAAGCAGGACCACCTGGCCTACCGCACGGCGCGGCGCAACATGCACAAGGCCGATGCGGCCTTGTCGAACTCGCTGGCGGCCATGCTGAAGGAGCCGGCCCGCGTGCGACTGAACACCGACGGCTGCGGGCAGTTTCTGCTGCGATCGCACACGCTGCTGAATTACCTGTCGGCGCTGGGCGCGCACCGGGGGGAGCCGGGTGCCCGAGCGCTGGATGCAACCACGCTGGAGACGGCCACGGCCTTGCGCGATGCCTTGCGGCGGCTGGCAACCGCCATCGAGGCGGCCCGGTCACAGCGCCCCGAAGACTGGCGATTCGAGCTGGGCGCGGTGGAAGCGCCGGGGTTTGATGTGGTGCCTGAAGCGCCGCTGCAGCAGCTGGTGCGGGCGCAGTTGGGGCTGGCGATCGGGGTGTTAGGGCAGCTGGTGGGGGTGGTGCCGGGGTTTCGGGGGGAGCGGGCTCAGCAGCGCTGA